In Solanum lycopersicum chromosome 3, SLM_r2.1, the genomic stretch TTATCTGGAATTGCTCCTCCCTTTGTAGCGGTTAATTCCTGTGGATGTCTTGGCCGTTGCGGGGCTGGACCTAATGTCGTCGTTTTACCTGGTGCTGTATATGTCAAGCACGTTGGTACTCCCACTCGAACTGCTGAAGTTATGGCGTTCGTGTGCCTTGGTAGGGATGATGTTGAAGGAGAGAGTAGGAGAAGTTTGGAGGCTTTAGCGTTGAGGAAAAGAGCTGAAGATGAGATGGGTAATGGTAATTTCTCTGAGGCTCATGGTTTGCTCTCACAGGTGTGTGGTTTCATACTTTGCTGAATTACACTAAATCAAATTTTGCTGAAGATAATTCTTTGAAATGCTTCTGATGAATGCTATggatcaaaaatttaaaagggtATCCTACTGAGACTGACCATTGAGCTTTTTGCTACTGTCTTAATGGGATAGAGTGCGTTGGAATGAATATCAATGCATCAAATACTACTCTGATTAGCATAGTGAATTTGAGACCATCCAAGTATTTTcatgataaaaattaataatggtgaagaaactattaaaaaaagagaatgCCATTGATTCACATAATTTTCAACACAGAGATGGCACGGTTTATCAGAAGCTTGAGGTTCAAAAGTTCGGAACAACTTCCGCATTCAAGTTATTTGATGTGAAGAATTTCTTATCTCAGACGGATACTTATGACCTTAGTTGCACGTACTCTTCACTTACAATGCCACACCCGGGTTGtattctccaaaaatacactatttttggagaatccgacACGCACACGTTGATATTTTgtaagagtccgagcaacatagcttGACCAAGGCGGAAAAAATGATATCCTTCAAAATTCGAAAAGCCTAGACAAGATATGTATTATGAGAACATTTTCCCTCAAGACCTAGGCTTTGCAGTCAATCTATTATCTAGTCTGTTTCAAGGATGCTCTTCATTTCCGATGTCTgatgtaattttatttcttaagcACCTTTCCTAGTTGCCTTGAGAATTGAAGTactgaattttatatttagcaAGTGGTAATGAGAGAATCAAAATGCTAAGCTGTAGATACCAGTTCCATTCACCAGTCACAGATTTGTGTTTTGTCAGTACCAGAAAGAAATTGTAAATCTTTAATTACAGATCTTTTTTGCTAGTGCATTAGGATTTCTGCCAATGGAAGTAATCTGCAGCTTTCTACAATCAACAGGGTGAACTAAGGTCATTGAAGTTAACATGATGCTATATTCCTTTCACTATTTTTATGTTGCCATCGTTACTTATATTTTAGCTTTACAGGTCTCCTTTAGATATGGCCTATTTGTCGTATCTAATGCAAGATTGGTGCCTATCGTTACTGATGTTGCCATTTTTTTGTGCAGGCTATTGCTCTAAAGCCGTTTGGAGGTGTTCATATTATGCTCAAAGACAGGTTTACTGTGtttaaaatctcttttttaTGGAAAATTAGGACTTTTTgtaatcaaataaatttgaaggatACACTAAATTCTCTGTTATTCACATGAACGTGTTACAATTTTTAGTGAAAACAACATCAGATTCTGTTCCTTGAGTGTAGGTCCTGGCATTTTTTGCTCATGGCTTCCTTCCTAATTATTTACTGAGTTTTCTTGAAGTTATTTGAAAACTCTTGGATCACTTGATTTTGTTCCAGTGtccaaatttatatttaatatttggtCACTATTGCCTTGTTGTCTAGATGATCAGAATGCATGTGAACAAGATGCTGAAATAAGTGTCTTCAATCAGGTGTGCTGCAGAGTTGGCAATGGGAAATTTGGCCGAGGCACTCGAAGATTCTAAGGAGGCGTTAAATATTGCTCCCAATTATCCTGaagtaatttgattatttgttaCTTCTACTTAAGTATACATGAAAAGCATATGGTTGCGCTTAAACTTAACTTTTAAATGTTTGGTGCTTAAATTTAACATACTCACTTTAGTGTTTAACCATGAGGTCTCAATTCCCTTCATTTTCACTTTAGAATCCAGTAAATACAATATATGATTGCATAATAATACTCTCTTCCTGCAATTATTGTAGGAACTAGGAAGTGAACATCAAATAACTATATCTACACCTAATCCCTACTtgcaaatatttattaaatttaatcttTACAGGGTTATATCTGCCAAGGTGATGTTTTGATGGCTCTGGACCATGTCGATGCAGCCGAGAGGTCATACTCCATGGCTTTAGAGTTAGATCCGTCCATCCGTCGCTCAAAATCCTTCAAGGTGCAGTTCATGTTTGTTGTAATTCTAGAATAGAATTGGTTTAACTCTTGGCATCTGTTCTGCACTGCAAATCATATGGCTTTAAGCTTATCTTTTTCAAGGTTGGTTTCCTTATATCTACTTTTGGCGACATCAAACAAGAATACACAATTACATAAGCAAATGAAGATGCTATTTTAGAAGTGACAGAAATCCGATATAGTTCATGCGGTAATAGTTAAAATACGGTTATAACATGGTAGAAGTCTTTAGTCTAGCCTGTTATgtcaataattaaataatgtcTCTTCTTTAATTGGTAATATCTTAATAACTGATAGTGTGTTATCAACAAGATAAGCTGGAAACGCACATAAATTTCAAGATTGTAGAACTGCCACCAATATTGGAGTAACAAAAtgattttaagttttatattcCTTAGTAGAACTGAAATGATTTACCAAGTTATGAATTTGCTACAAGTTACTGAGAAAGCTTTCAATATCtaactaaaactaaaaatctCCACATGCCCATGAAAAGGTATCACACCTTTTTGTGATTGTGGCAGTACACTTCATGTTTTTTCTGTATGTAGAGAGATCTGCCCATGCACACCACAATGCTAAGGCATGTGGAGGCTGGTGTTTTGTTAAAATGTTTCTAAGCCTTCCAAAATCCAAAGTGAATATTTTATGACAAGAAAGAATTATGGGCCTGAAATGATTGTCAGCTGAGTCCCAGGCACACAGGGGAGAACTATCTGTTCCTCGTaatatctgtttttttttttttttcacaactGATGTATTATCATTGTTAACCATTTCAGGCTCGGATTACAAAGCTTAATGAGAAACTTGCTCTTGCAAATTCAGCATAAGTAACAAGATTGTATGTTTATACAAATTAGGATTACTGTCAATCTAATTTGCCCAAGGTATTTAAGTATTGCTGAGGTTGAACATGTTACGTATGTGGTGTTGTAGTTCATTGTCTAGTTTGACATTGTATATAGAATGATGTCTGTAAGCAGAAGGTACTCTACTGGCTGGTctatgttatatatatgtaaacaTAATGCAATTTTTTCGTCCTTAATCTTAGTTCATCTCCAGCAATGTTAACCTTAGTAATCTTGGAGGATCTTGCCCATCTATATCATAGACACTATCTGTCATTAGGGCAGCAATCAAAGTTTTCTTCATATGTCATTCATATCCTGGTAAAAGAGTGGAGTAGAACATACAAAATACAAGAGTCTAAGTCTCTCTCTCTCCCAGCCCAATTAACGGTATACTAGTAAAGTTATAATATCAATTTAGTAAACATTTAGGTTGTCCTTTCATCAGCAATAAACTGTGTTGAAATTAGGTCCACAAAAGAAGATATCAAACTTCTTGACCCTATCCCACAACTTAGGAACTTTCTTCTTAACTTCAGCATTAGCATTTACCTTGtgttcaccactaccctttttCAGATTTCCAAAACTAAAGCTCCTAGTAATACCAGCAACGACGTCTTCAGGAACTTTAAAGCAATATTTCATGTTAGCTTCTCCTTTAACCTTCATTGATTTAGACCTACGTGTCTTCTCTTCTTCATGCTTCACAAGCTGATCATAATACTCTTTGTTCCTCTTCTCCAGCCCATATATTTGTCCTTGAAGATCCTCAATCTTTCGACTTAGCATGCAAACCCTATGATCCTCCCTCATCTTCAATATGCACCCCGCAAGCTCAGCAACCTTCCTCTTCATGAACAAAGATTCTGAAGACACCGCCTTGTTTTCCTCCATTAACGTAGCCACCTTGTATCCCAGTCTAGCATTCTCATTTAACAGAATCAACCTCTCTGATTCCATCACATCCAGTAAGCTTTTCTGCAACTCTATCTTCCTTGATGACTCATTGCTTTGTCTTTCCACTTGATTCAGCTCCTCTAAGACGAAATCATAGTCCACATTTCTGATCACCAAGTCAGCAACAATCATTTCAATATCAAATTTGTCTTGTGTTGAAGGTGGAAAGGAAGGCTGAAATGATAAAGAACTCTCAGCATCAGAATCAATGATATCTCCACCATACTCTTCCTCATCACAATAACCATTTTGATTGTAACTTAACGGTGGAGCTGGAGATGAATATCGACGATGATTATGGTTCTTGGCTAGTGCTTGGCAGTAGCGATCTGCTAAAGACACATAGCTATTGTACAGTTCTTGTAGCAAGGCCATAAGCTGAGGTCTTTTCTGGTAATAGGCGTCAGCGCGTTCCGCGAAACTGTCTGGACTGCCTTTTCCTGGGATTTTAAGAGCCACCTTGTTCATCTTCTCATCCAAGTCTAATGAGAACAAAAGCAACTCAAATTCAATAGaattttacaataaattttaatgatttatgattttactTGACAGttgaagaatttgaaatttgaatggCAAAAGCCCATATCTTGCCCATGTGTAGATAGTGACAAATTTGGATGTACATGAAAATGAAATCACTACTTTTGACTATTGTCATCACTAGTTTCAAATTcatgtataatttatgtatatcgTCTCCATAAGAAATGTTTTATTTCTTTGAAGAGAAAATTACTAATTAATCAACACTCCATTCTTGTATATCATATTACTTCTAACTTGTTGATTATCATTGATTAATAATTCCTAACcctggaaaagaaagaaaaagtctCTTTTTTTACATCTacttttattcaaatattttatttgaatattaattaaagCAAAAGAAAATGCACAATGGAAATGTTATTAGGtatttaaagaaaatcaaaatggAGTACTTAACAAGAAATAATTCAATTCACTCCATAAATTTTATGAGATAACGTAACCCATAAATTCTTCTAAGAAagtaatgaataaatatttattttaagccaaGATCAAAAGTTAAAAACACCACCATGTGACCtcttttagttgtttttttGGTAAGCTTATAAGTACGTTGTTAAACGTTCCATCAAAAatgaattgtaattttttttaagtacaTAAAACTAGATGTCATTTTTTATAGAACGGTTTAACAATTTCACTTTAAGtatataaaagttattcatCACAAGTCAAAAAGATCTTATATAATCTTGTGAACCACCAAAGCACATGATTTCAtacataaaattagaaaaaaagacAAGATTTAAAATTACATTGGATTCTAGtacccaaaaaagaaaaatggttgTTCTGAAATTAAAAGCTACTACTCTTAGGTACAGATAAAGTttcagaaaagaaaaataaaaacagaaaaaaaaaaaaagatactgtaaagaaagcaaaaaaatcattttcattcTGCAACACGGCAtctaacaaaattaaatatatgagtCCCTCTATTtcgaattcaaatttattttttgaaaaaaaaaacttgtaaaaaagGGTTTTGCAAAAGATTCTAAATTATTTAGGTAGAAACTGCAACAGACATAAATAAGAAAAGGACACagttttttgaaaataactttctgattttatcatattttatattataaagaaattcacatttcataacAGTATTACCCTTCAAATACAGAGGTGTGTACACAATATTCATTTTCCTAGGGAAAGAAATGTTTACATCACCTAAGAATAAtggacccccccccccccacgaAACTACAACAATTAAACAAGACCATGGTACAATTTTCATTTACTATTTAATAAAATCTcgataaatttctaaattttaagcATGTTAACTCGAACGGCATGATTATAAAAAGTAGTCTAAAAATAATGATCTCATTGTGAACCATGCTGCGGTGATCGATATTTTTGCCTCTACTTGaatttgaaactaaaatttaataatttttaacgCACTTTAATGACGTCTAGATGGTTCCAATAAAGGagcatatttatataaaataaaaactaataagTTTTTACaagaggtaaaaaaaaaaaaaaagagtatagACATGTATGAATAATTTACCAGCAACAGTGCAAAGAAGCCAAGAGGGTCTACTGAAGCTTCTCctttttgtataatttgaagAAGCCATTGAAGAAACTGGACTTAATGCCTTTTTCTCTGTTTTCAGTTTTGCCTTCATTTCAACAGGCAAAGATAGGGCCTACACTATTCAAAAAGGATTCCAAatcagaaaataatttaattttcctCTTTCGTCGATTAATGACAGGCACATAGCAGTACACTAGAATATGTGAAAGTCAAATTATTAATGTTTTTGAAAGGGGcatataagaaaaaaagtaaaaaaacattATGATGACAAGTAAAACAGGCAAATAAGTTTTGCATCAAGAATTAGCAGAAACTAACAGGAAcagagataaaaataatttcagtgGAGTGATGAAAACAGAGAAAGCTTACTGAAGTTGGAATCTTTGATCACTAAAACAAAACAGATAAAAAAGAGATATATAGGTACCTCAAAGACTCAAATAAGTTGTTGATGCTACACAGGAAAAAAACTTTGGGAGTTGATTTTGCATGTTTAGGCGGAGTTGCAAATCCAAATAATTATAGAGAGTAAAAAGGTGGCTTGGCTTCTTTTTAAAAGAGAaatggtattttgggctttctGTTTTTTTGGGTTTTGTGGGAGGGACAATTTCTTGGGTTAGGGACTAGGAAGTCAAATAGTTTCTTCCATGTAAAAGCCCGCAAACTACGATTTGATTTTTCGCGAATCAGAAGATGCCACGTATTTGTGTATTTAATGTAGCTGCTGGGAACAGAGTTGATGGACAGGTCAATTGGTCAAGCAGCTGTTTCTTCAGACTACACAGCCCTATCTTTGACAATTACACTTtcaccttttctttttctttttagatgAATGAGGGATTGCACATTCGATTATAGATAACTTCAAAAGTTCAATTCtaaaatttttaagaatttgaaaTACAAAACTGCTTTAAATTACTCACAAAAGATTAACATCTCTAATTTGACATTGGGTCATAACGG encodes the following:
- the LOC101266916 gene encoding kinase-interacting family protein, whose amino-acid sequence is MKAKLKTEKKALSPVSSMASSNYTKRRSFSRPSWLLCTVADLDEKMNKVALKIPGKGSPDSFAERADAYYQKRPQLMALLQELYNSYVSLADRYCQALAKNHNHRRYSSPAPPLSYNQNGYCDEEEYGGDIIDSDAESSLSFQPSFPPSTQDKFDIEMIVADLVIRNVDYDFVLEELNQVERQSNESSRKIELQKSLLDVMESERLILLNENARLGYKVATLMEENKAVSSESLFMKRKVAELAGCILKMREDHRVCMLSRKIEDLQGQIYGLEKRNKEYYDQLVKHEEEKTRRSKSMKVKGEANMKYCFKVPEDVVAGITRSFSFGNLKKGSGEHKVNANAEVKKKVPKLWDRVKKFDIFFCGPNFNTVYC
- the LOC101257642 gene encoding uncharacterized protein, whose product is MSAIHLSTLRSISQQPFSLFLLFPLPKFKSINNTRIKASSVKEEEVERKMEIRVCTERACRKQGSLDTLQVLSGIAPPFVAVNSCGCLGRCGAGPNVVVLPGAVYVKHVGTPTRTAEVMAFVCLGRDDVEGESRRSLEALALRKRAEDEMGNGNFSEAHGLLSQAIALKPFGGVHIMLKDRCAAELAMGNLAEALEDSKEALNIAPNYPEGYICQGDVLMALDHVDAAERSYSMALELDPSIRRSKSFKARITKLNEKLALANSA